A single Cyclopterus lumpus isolate fCycLum1 chromosome 1, fCycLum1.pri, whole genome shotgun sequence DNA region contains:
- the LOC117732627 gene encoding ectonucleoside triphosphate diphosphohydrolase 7-like isoform X2, producing the protein MARITFSCLPASWHCSVSLLSLGCAPRQRLLLLLLVTSAVLLLGTYQRQLWSTRPRRPGSRVNKYLSIAESMEVTDLSDPALNYGIVVDCGSSGSRVFVYYWPPHNGNPHTLLDIRQMRDRDRRPVVKKIKPGISTLANTPTQASDYLRPLLLFAAAHVPRIKHKETPLYILCTAGMRLLSESQQADILEDLVADVPLEFDFLFSSSHAEVISGKQEGVYAWIGINFVLGRFDHADEDATVEVTTGSQNQPPMSRRRTVGIMDMGGASLQIAYEVPGAIAFSSPQEEEAGKSVLAEFNLGCDVEHTQHVYRVYVTTFLGFGGNMARQRYEDQLLNGTLAKNRFLTAQTGLSEDQPFLDPCLPVSLSDTVVRDNHKVYLRGQGDWSRCRAAVRPFLGLHNGTMSPGGVYQAPINFSNSEFYGFSEFFYCTEDVLRLGGPYDSHKYSRAAMDFCLTKWSVLKQRLDNKLFSKQADISRLKFQCFKSSWMFEVLHSGFRFPADFLNLKTAQLVYDKEVQWTLGAILFKTRFLPLRDLQQETLRQSHPSWLRSSFLYNHHLLSLCILVVALAILLYILRLRRIHQREQRQAETLNLLWAEEGEALLS; encoded by the exons ATGGCGAG gatCACTTTCTCCTGCCTGCCGGCCTCCTGGCACTGCAGCGTGTCCCTTCTGTCTCTGGGCTGCGCTCCCCGgcagcggctgctgctgctgctgctcgtcaCCTCCGCCGTCCTCCTCCTGGGAACCTACCAGAGGCAGCTGTGGAGCACCAGGCCGCGGCGGCCCGGGTCCCGGGTCAACAA GTACCTCTCCATCGCAGAGTCCATGGAGGTCACCGACCTCTCGGACCCGGCTCTGAACTACGGGATCGTGGTGGACTGCGGCAGCAGCGGCTCCCGGGTCTTCGTGTACTACTGGCCCCCCCACAACGGGAACCCCCACACGCTGCTGGACATCCGTCAGATGAGGGACCGCGACCGCAGGCCGGTGGTCAAGAAGATCAAAcctg gTATCTCCACCCTGGCCAACACGCCCACCCAGGCCAGCGACTACCTccgccctctgctcctcttcgcGGCCGCTCACGTCCCGAGGATCAAACACAAGGAGACGCCGCTCTACATCCTCTGCACCGCCGGCATGCGGCTGCTGTCggagag CCAGCAGGCGGACATCTTGGAGGACCTGGTCGCCGACGTTCCCCTGGAGTTCGACTTCCTGTTCTCCAGCTCGCACGCCGAGGTCATCTCCGGGAAGCAAGAAG GAGTGTACGCGTGGATCGGCATCAACTTTGTGTTGGGCCGCTTCGACCACGCCGATGAAG ACGCGACAGTCGAGGTGACGACGGGCTCTCAGAACCAGCCGCCGATGAGCAGGCGGCGCACGGTGGGCATCATGGACATGGGCGGAGCTTCCCTGCAGATCGCCTACGAGGTGCCGGGCGCCATCGCCTTCAGTTCGCCGCAGGAA gaggaGGCGGGGAAGAGCGTCCTGGCTGAGTTCAACCTGGGCTGCGACGTGGAGCACACGCAGCACGTTTACAGGGTCTACGTCACCACGTTCCTCGGCTTCGGGGGGAACATGGCCCGGCAGCGCTACGAGGACCAGCTGCTCAACGGCACGCTGGCAAAGAACAG GTTCCTCACCGCGCAGACCGGCCTGAGCGAGGACCAGCCGTTCCTGGATCCCTGTCTGCCGGTCAGCCTGTCGGACACGGTCGTCAGGGACAACCACAAGGTGTACCTGAGGGGTCAGGGCGACTGGAGTCGGTGCCGGGCGGCCGTGCGACCGTTCCTGGGCCTCCACAACGGCACCATGTCCCCGGGCGGCGTCTACCAG gCTCCCATCAATTTCAGCAACAGTGAGTTCTACGGCTTCTCCGAGTTCTTCTACTGCACGGAGGACGTTCTGCGGCTGGGGGGCCCGTACGACAGCCACAAGTACTCCAGGGCCGCCATG GACTTCTGCCTCACCAAGTGGTCGGTCCTGAAGCAGCGTCTGGACAACAAGCTTTTCTCTAAGCAGGCCGACATCAGCAGACTCAA gtttcagTGCTTCAAGTCCTCCTGGATGTTCGAGGTGTTGCACTCCGGCTTCCGTTTCCCGGCCGACTTCCTGAACCTGAAGACGGCCCAGCTGGTCTACGACAAGGAGGTCCAGTGGACTCTGGGAGCCATCCTGTTCAAGACCCGGTTCCTGCCTCTCAG gGACCTGCAGCAGGAGACCCTCCGTCAGAGCCACCCCAGCTGGCTGCGCTCCTCCTTCCTCTACAACCACCACCTGCTGTCGCTCTGCATCCTGGTGGTGGCGCTCGCCATCCTGCTCTACATCCTGCGCCTGAGGAGGATCCACCAGAGGGAGCAGCGGCAGGCCGAGACCCTGAACCTCCTGTGGGCCGAGGAGGGAGAGGCCCTGCTCTCCTGA
- the LOC117732627 gene encoding ectonucleoside triphosphate diphosphohydrolase 7-like isoform X1 encodes MARITFSCLPASWHCSVSLLSLGCAPRQRLLLLLLVTSAVLLLGTYQRQLWSTRPRRPGSRVNKYLSIAESMEVTDLSDPALNYGIVVDCGSSGSRVFVYYWPPHNGNPHTLLDIRQMRDRDRRPVVKKIKPGISTLANTPTQASDYLRPLLLFAAAHVPRIKHKETPLYILCTAGMRLLSESQQADILEDLVADVPLEFDFLFSSSHAEVISGKQEGVYAWIGINFVLGRFDHADEEDATVEVTTGSQNQPPMSRRRTVGIMDMGGASLQIAYEVPGAIAFSSPQEEEAGKSVLAEFNLGCDVEHTQHVYRVYVTTFLGFGGNMARQRYEDQLLNGTLAKNRFLTAQTGLSEDQPFLDPCLPVSLSDTVVRDNHKVYLRGQGDWSRCRAAVRPFLGLHNGTMSPGGVYQAPINFSNSEFYGFSEFFYCTEDVLRLGGPYDSHKYSRAAMDFCLTKWSVLKQRLDNKLFSKQADISRLKFQCFKSSWMFEVLHSGFRFPADFLNLKTAQLVYDKEVQWTLGAILFKTRFLPLRDLQQETLRQSHPSWLRSSFLYNHHLLSLCILVVALAILLYILRLRRIHQREQRQAETLNLLWAEEGEALLS; translated from the exons ATGGCGAG gatCACTTTCTCCTGCCTGCCGGCCTCCTGGCACTGCAGCGTGTCCCTTCTGTCTCTGGGCTGCGCTCCCCGgcagcggctgctgctgctgctgctcgtcaCCTCCGCCGTCCTCCTCCTGGGAACCTACCAGAGGCAGCTGTGGAGCACCAGGCCGCGGCGGCCCGGGTCCCGGGTCAACAA GTACCTCTCCATCGCAGAGTCCATGGAGGTCACCGACCTCTCGGACCCGGCTCTGAACTACGGGATCGTGGTGGACTGCGGCAGCAGCGGCTCCCGGGTCTTCGTGTACTACTGGCCCCCCCACAACGGGAACCCCCACACGCTGCTGGACATCCGTCAGATGAGGGACCGCGACCGCAGGCCGGTGGTCAAGAAGATCAAAcctg gTATCTCCACCCTGGCCAACACGCCCACCCAGGCCAGCGACTACCTccgccctctgctcctcttcgcGGCCGCTCACGTCCCGAGGATCAAACACAAGGAGACGCCGCTCTACATCCTCTGCACCGCCGGCATGCGGCTGCTGTCggagag CCAGCAGGCGGACATCTTGGAGGACCTGGTCGCCGACGTTCCCCTGGAGTTCGACTTCCTGTTCTCCAGCTCGCACGCCGAGGTCATCTCCGGGAAGCAAGAAG GAGTGTACGCGTGGATCGGCATCAACTTTGTGTTGGGCCGCTTCGACCACGCCGATGAAG AAGACGCGACAGTCGAGGTGACGACGGGCTCTCAGAACCAGCCGCCGATGAGCAGGCGGCGCACGGTGGGCATCATGGACATGGGCGGAGCTTCCCTGCAGATCGCCTACGAGGTGCCGGGCGCCATCGCCTTCAGTTCGCCGCAGGAA gaggaGGCGGGGAAGAGCGTCCTGGCTGAGTTCAACCTGGGCTGCGACGTGGAGCACACGCAGCACGTTTACAGGGTCTACGTCACCACGTTCCTCGGCTTCGGGGGGAACATGGCCCGGCAGCGCTACGAGGACCAGCTGCTCAACGGCACGCTGGCAAAGAACAG GTTCCTCACCGCGCAGACCGGCCTGAGCGAGGACCAGCCGTTCCTGGATCCCTGTCTGCCGGTCAGCCTGTCGGACACGGTCGTCAGGGACAACCACAAGGTGTACCTGAGGGGTCAGGGCGACTGGAGTCGGTGCCGGGCGGCCGTGCGACCGTTCCTGGGCCTCCACAACGGCACCATGTCCCCGGGCGGCGTCTACCAG gCTCCCATCAATTTCAGCAACAGTGAGTTCTACGGCTTCTCCGAGTTCTTCTACTGCACGGAGGACGTTCTGCGGCTGGGGGGCCCGTACGACAGCCACAAGTACTCCAGGGCCGCCATG GACTTCTGCCTCACCAAGTGGTCGGTCCTGAAGCAGCGTCTGGACAACAAGCTTTTCTCTAAGCAGGCCGACATCAGCAGACTCAA gtttcagTGCTTCAAGTCCTCCTGGATGTTCGAGGTGTTGCACTCCGGCTTCCGTTTCCCGGCCGACTTCCTGAACCTGAAGACGGCCCAGCTGGTCTACGACAAGGAGGTCCAGTGGACTCTGGGAGCCATCCTGTTCAAGACCCGGTTCCTGCCTCTCAG gGACCTGCAGCAGGAGACCCTCCGTCAGAGCCACCCCAGCTGGCTGCGCTCCTCCTTCCTCTACAACCACCACCTGCTGTCGCTCTGCATCCTGGTGGTGGCGCTCGCCATCCTGCTCTACATCCTGCGCCTGAGGAGGATCCACCAGAGGGAGCAGCGGCAGGCCGAGACCCTGAACCTCCTGTGGGCCGAGGAGGGAGAGGCCCTGCTCTCCTGA